In Quercus robur chromosome 11, dhQueRobu3.1, whole genome shotgun sequence, the following proteins share a genomic window:
- the LOC126706170 gene encoding 15-cis-phytoene desaturase, chloroplastic/chromoplastic translates to MTLFLSLPQLSPQNIHIHTHTHHHRSLRLKPQASLPLSSNPPQSNQSSSYSKTGVIVIGAGLAGLAAATHLNSQNIPFLLLEASDAVGGRVRTDFLDGFLLDRGFQIFITAYPEAQKLLNYQALNLQKFYSGAQVYYDGKLHTVANPLRHFWDSLNSLQNPIGSLLDKLLIASNIIRVLTKSDEEIITSNEIPTIDLLRKTGFSDSIVGRFFRPFFGGIFFDKDLETSSRLFDFIFKCLALGDNALPANGIAAIPQQLGDKLPPGSILFNSKVVSIDFDGSESESPPSLRLENGDVLRSELGVIIAVEEPEALKLLGEIKPKPKPNPKPVRTTVCLYFSADRTQVPVREPVLFLNGSGKGIVNNMFFATNVAPSYGPPDKALISVSLIGMFEDMSDYDLTAEVVQELSGWFGEPIVRLWRHLRTYRIGYAQPNQCPPTDLMKNPRVGSGVYVCGDYLTSATFDGALVSGRRAVEALLRDRVSTSVS, encoded by the coding sequence ATgactcttttcctctctctgcCTCAACTCTCACCCCAAAACATCCACATTCACACCCACACTCACCATCACCGTAGTCTCCGACTCAAACCCCAAGCATCACTGCCACTCTCTTCCAATCCCCCACAATCCAACCAATCCTCATCCTACTCCAAAACCGGTGTCATAGTCATCGGTGCCGGCCTCGCGGGTCTTGCCGCCGCCACTCACCTCAACTCCCAGAACATTCCTTTCCTCCTCCTGGAAGCATCCGACGCCGTCGGCGGCCGTGTCAGAACCGACTTCCTCGACGGCTTTCTTTTAGACCGGGGCTTCCAAATCTTCATCACTGCCTACCCTGAAGCCCAAAAGCTCCTCAACTACCAAGCCTTAAACCTCCAAAAGTTCTATTCAGGCGCTCAAGTTTATTACGACGGAAAACTCCACACCGTTGCAAATCCTCTACGCCATTTCTGGGACTCCCTAAACTCTCTCCAAAACCCAATTGGATCACTTCTCGATAAGCTTCTTATTGCATCGAATATAATTCGTGTTCTCACCAAATCCGACGAGGAAATTATCACCTCAAACGAAATTCCCACCATTGATCTGTTGAGGAAAACCGGTTTCTCGGACTCCATTGTCGGGAGGTTCTTTAGGCCTTTCTTTGGTGGGATTTTCTTCGACAAAGACCTCGAAACCTCGTCGAGGTTGTTCGATTTTATCTTCAAATGTCTTGCTCTCGGTGACAATGCTCTTCCCGCCAATGGCATTGCCGCAATTCCACAACAATTAGGGGACAAATTGCCACCCGGTTCCATCTTGTTCAATTCGAAGGTTGTTTCGATCGATTTCGATGGATCCGAATCTGAATCGCCGCCGAGTTTGAGGTTAGAAAACGGTGACGTTTTGAGGAGCGAACTTGGTGTCATAATTGCAGTTGAAGAACCTGAGGCtcttaagcttttgggagagataaagccaaagccaaagccaaatcCAAAACCAGTTCGAACCACGGTTTGTTTGTATTTCAGTGCGGATCGGACCCAAGTCCCGGTTCGCGAACCCGTCTTGTTTCTAAACGGGTCGGGTAAGGGGATTGTGAATAACATGTTCTTCGCAACCAACGTGGCTCCTTCTTATGGCCCACCAGACAAGGCTTTGATATCAGTGTCGTTGATTGGGATGTTTGAGGATATGTCCGATTATGATCTGACGGCTGAGGTTGTTCAAGAGCTTTCGGGTTGGTTTGGGGAGCCAATAGTGAGGTTGTGGAGGCATTTGAGAACGTATCGGATTGGGTATGCACAACCGAATCAATGTCCACCAACGGATTTGATGAAAAATCCAAGAGTTGGGTCGGGCGTGTATGTGTGTGGTGATTATTTGACTTCGGCTACATTTGATGGGGCTTTGGTTTCTGGGAGGAGAGCAGTTGAAGCTTTGCTTAGAGATAGGGTATCTACTTCTGTTTCATAA
- the LOC126706171 gene encoding zinc finger CCCH domain-containing protein 15-like, with protein MESGLVHKFQKMARLKSTSNLNVSVSQMDKENNSNNHHLLLGGELLSPSRPPLPPLLRYLRNRSGSPPLPLSTLDNIAWSPNNNSPTHYAVTPIKVDEDGTLVMDGIFLPSTGTTAGRFSRSSISATDSSPSSSSSSGGRSVNKTDICRSWEESGTCRYGFKCQFAHGKEELRPPRFSARNKSDLSINRSKSRFLNQIMAVGGMTIQTESPTKLSVDDTSCKIPTTTISIITSRDDWSPQDDGIEVVLPHSSTAEPPSQKDVDAYIHGVLYGPPRKRLSVFAEICSE; from the exons ATGGAATCAGGACTGGTCCACAAATTCCAAAAAATGGCTCGGCTGAAGAGTACCAGCAACCTAAACGTCAGCGTTTCACAGATGGACAAAGAGAACAACAGCAACAACCACCACTTGCTATTGGGAGGAGAGTTATTGTCACCGTCACGGCCTCCGCTGCCGCCGCTCCTCAGGTACCTCCGTAACAGGAGCGGTTCTCCACCTCTCCCTTTGTCGACGCTTGATAACATTGCCTGGTCGCCTAATAATAATTCCCCCACTCATTACGCCGTGACGCCGATCAAGGTTGACGAGGACGGGACCCTTGTCATGGATGGGATTTTTCTCCCCTCTACTGGAACTACTGCTGGAAGGTTCTCTAGGTCTTCTATATCTGCTACTGATTCTAGTCCTTCCTCCTCGTCGTCATCAGGTGGGAGGAGTGTGAACAAGACTGACATTTGCCGCTCCTGGGAGGAATCTGGAACCTGCCGCTATGGCTTCAAATGCCAG TTTGCACACGGAAAGGAAGAGCTACGTCCACCTCGTTTCTCTGCAAGGAACAAATCTGACTTGAGCATTAACAGGTCAAAGAGTCGCTTTCTTAACCAGATCATGGCAGTAGGAGGGATGACAATCCAAACAGAATCACCTACCAAATTATCTGTAGACGACACCAGCTGCAAAATCCCAACCACCACCATTTCCATCATCACCAGCAGAGATGACTGGTCACCCCAAGATGATGGCATTGAGGTTGTACTGCCACATTCTTCAACTGCAGAGCCTCCATCACAGAAAGATGTTGATGCCTATATTCATGGCGTCCTTTATGGCCCCCCGAGAAAGAGACTGTCGGTGTTCGCTGAAATTTGCTCAGAGTAG
- the LOC126707040 gene encoding uncharacterized protein LOC126707040, with translation MDLNKKGVLLSYDRASIKNDTSGDTTLRLNCLGYGGNDTARYGCNQSNLGVNLSNASDDGCRLVLGLGPTPSAYSDKYNNVGFKKNKGLATTTLPHRVSSEGDSILQLSLSGGTNDSSSVLDISVSTEADFNTFPLPNQVSVEDNHLMIPVVDEGSTSAKKSGGYMPSLLFAPRTDNAKVSMQTQELELLELGTKPQSSYELSSTTEYSMGTISEQATTGTSSDHRTSNSKKCKFLGCTKGARGASGLCIGHGGGQRCQKPGCNKGAESRTAYCKAHGGGKRCQHLGCTKSAEGKTDYCIAHGGGRRCGYAGGCSKAARGKSGLCIRHGGGKRCKVDGCTRSAEGQAGLCISHGGGRRCQSDGCTKGAQGSTMYCKAHGGGKRCIFAGCTKGAEGSTPLCKGHGGGKRCLFDGGGICPKSVHGGTNFCVAHGGGKRCAVPGCTKSARGRTDCCVRHGGGKRCKFDNCGKSAQGSTDYCKAHGGGKRCTWGEGKCEKFARGKSGLCAAHSSMVQEREINKKGMIAPGLFYGLVSSDSTTTGSGFENSSSSSGVCVVPSCIESLETSAKRQLIPPQVLVPQSMKSFSSDTSFLSAEKTEGGTKVCGIGISSSAGSKSFDFVAPEGRVHGGGLMSLFGGNLKNAIDGI, from the coding sequence ATGGATCTGAACAAGAAGGGGGTACTGTTATCTTACGATCGAGCTTCCATAAAAAATGACACCTCGGGTGATACTACTCTGCGCCTGAACTGCCTTGGCTATGGAGGCAATGACACAGCTAGATATGGGTGTAACCAAAGCAATCTTGGGGTTAACTTATCCAATGCTTCTGATGACGGCTGCAGATTGGTACTTGGACTGGGCCCAACACCAAGTGCATACTCtgataaatataataatgtgGGCTTTAAGAAGAACAAAGGATTAGCCACCACAACATTACCTCACAGGGTATCATCCGAGGGTGATTCAATCCTACAACTCAGTCTTTCTGGAGGTACTAATGATTCTTCAAGTGTTCTTGATATTTCAGTTTCAACAGAGGCTGATTTTAATACCTTCCCTCTCCCAAACCAAGTATCTGTTGAAGATAATCATCTTATGATTCCTGTTGTTGATGAGGGTTCTACCTCAGCAAAGAAATCAGGTGGCTATATGCCATCACTTCTTTTTGCTCCAAGAACAGACAATGCCAAGGTTTCAATGCAAACACAGGAACTTGAACTTCTAGAGCTCGGGACCAAGCCCCAGTCGAGCTATGAACTGTCCTCTACAACAGAGTACTCAATGGGCACCATCTCTGAGCAAGCAACTACTGGAACATCTTCAGACCACCGAACCAGCAATTCTAAGAAATGCAAATTTTTGGGTTGCACAAAAGGTGCACGAGGGGCATCTGGTCTTTGTATTGGTCATGGGGGTGGTCAGAGATGCCAGAAACCAGGATGCAACAAGGGTGCTGAGAGCCGAACTGCCTATTGCAAGGCCCATGGTGGAGGGAAGAGGTGCCAACACTTGGGTTGCACTAAAAGTGCTGAGGGGAAGACGGATTATTGTATAGCACATGGTGGTGGCAGAAGATGTGGGTATGCAGGTGGGTGCAGCAAAGCTGCACGAGGCAAGTCAGGCCTTTGCATTAGACATGGAGGGGGTAAGAGGTGTAAGGTCGATGGCTGCACTCGTAGTGCTGAAGGACAGGCTGGTTTGTGCATCTCTCATGGGGGTGGACGCCGTTGTCAGTCTGATGGATGCACAAAGGGTGCGCAAGGGAGTACCATGTATTGCAAGGCACATGGTGGTGGAAAGCGATGCATATTTGCAGGTTGCACCAAAGGCGCAGAAGGGAGTACTCCATTGTGCAAGGGACATGGTGGGGGTAAGCGCTGCCTCTTTGATGGTGGTGGGATTTGCCCAAAGAGTGTCCATGGAGGTACAAACTTTTGTGTTGCCCATGGTGGTGGAAAGAGATGTGCTGTGCCAGGCTGCACAAAAAGTGCACGTGGCCGAACAGATTGTTGTGTTAGACATGGGGGAGGGAAGCGGTGCAAGTTTGATAACTGTGGCAAGAGTGCTCAAGGGAGCACAGATTACTGCAAGGCTCATGGTGGTGGAAAGCGATGCACTTGGGGAGAGGGCAAATGTGAGAAATTCGCAAGGGGTAAGAGTGGCCTCTGTGCTGCTCACAGTAGCATGGTCCAGGAGCGGGAGATAAACAAGAAAGGTATGATTGCACCAGGACTCTTCTATGGCCTTGTATCTAGTGATTCAACAACTACAGGGAGTGGATTTGAAAACAGTAGTTCTTCCTCTGGAGTCTGTGTTGTCCCCAGCTGCATTGAGTCGCTTGAAACTTCAGCAAAACGACAACTTATACCCCCACAGGTATTGGTTCCTCAATCAATGAAGTCATTTTCATCTGATACAAGCTTCTTGAGTGCTGAGAAGACAGAGGGAGGGACCAAAGTTTGTGGCATTGGCATCAGCAGTAGTGCTGGGAGTAAAAGCTTTGACTTTGTTGCTCCAGAGGGGAGAGTACACGGTGGGGGTCTCATGTCATTGTTTGGTGGGAATCTGAAGAATGCAATTGATGGGATCTGA